A genomic segment from Nicotiana sylvestris chromosome 1, ASM39365v2, whole genome shotgun sequence encodes:
- the LOC104225490 gene encoding uncharacterized protein has product MAVAEARTAWQRAANRCLVQEDAKRAPKLACCSSASPSAKQVDTGPANGADAQNPSSTCFLPFNRNFSYCDLSPNTRWWLHLQPNYGYQRGLVSETVDSLEAEMESIGPVLDSTPKNSKFTDQSEADDDYVDEVTVGGSLDYQVKRSASHVNSDLGVGHKELIDVFTDISKDSLNLEDGRYPYEASKKDVVDFTECKQFDELSFDTEYPWIGVEKSEPWWRTADREELALLVAQRSHDFIENCDLPQPQNNFVKRDHDVDVDTKIYASSVSPKSGDTSRHSENIHQRGNVSFKRPSQLEAEGNSQLHACKSSSLRNSDTSSQKPVPEMNTSSDDESKAQLLEALRHSQTRAREAENAAKQAFAEKEHVVQLVFRQASQLFAYKQWFQLLQLENLYFQIKNNRNQPISAILPVMLPWVPQKTKRPRKKYARVKRAKRACSKYDLSRYAVVFALGLGLVGAGFLLGWTVGWMLPTF; this is encoded by the exons ATGGCTGTGGCAGAAGCAAGAACCGCTTGGCAAAGAGCAGCTAATCGATGTTTGGTTCAAGAAGATGCCAAACGAGCTCCGAAGTTGGCGTGCTGCTCATCAGCATCACCCTCAGCGAAACAGGTTGATACTGGGCCTGCAAATGGTGCTGATGCACAAAATCCTTCTAGCACATGTTTCCTGCCCTTTAACAGGAACTTTTCGTATTGTGATTTATCCCCTAATACAAGATGGTGGCTGCATCTTCAACCTAATTATGGGTATCAAAGAGGCTTAGTGAGTGAAACTGTAGATTCTCTGGAAGCGGAGATGGAAAGTATTGGACCAGTTTTAGATTCAACCCCTAAAAATAGCAAGTTCACTGATCAGAGTGAAGCAGATGATGATTACGTGGATGAAGTCACAGTTGGTGGATCTCTAGATTATCAGGTTAAAAGATCTGCAAGCCATGTAAATAGTGACTTGGGAGTTGGACACAAAGAACTAATAGATGTGTTCACTGACATTTCCAAGGATAGCCTTAACCTTGAGGACGGAAGGTATCCTTATGAAGCAAGTAAGAAAGATGTAGTTGATTTCACAGAGTGTAAACAGTTTGATGAGCTTTCGTTTGATACGGAGTATCCTTGGATTGGTGTTGAGAAATCTGAGCCATGGTGGCGAACTGCAGACAGAGAGGAACTTGCTTTATTGGTTGCACAGAGATCACATGATTTTATTGAGAACTGTGATCTTCCCCAGCCACAGAACAATTTTGTTAAACGGGATCACGATGTGGATGTTGATACTAAGATTTATGCTTCTTCTGTGAGTCCCAAATCCGGAGATACGTCTCGGCACAGTGAGAATATTCATCAACGGGGCAATGTTTCTTTTAAACGTCCATCTCAATTAGAAGCTGAAGGGAACTCACAGCTCCATGCTTGCAAGTCATCAAG TTTGAGGAACAGTGACACCAGTAGCCAAAAGCCCGTgcctgaaatgaacacatctagTGATGACGAAAGCAAGGCCCAACTACTAGAAGCACTTCGTCATTCTCAAACTCGTGCAAGGGAAGCTGAAAATGCAGCAAAGCAAGCCTTTGCAGAGAAGGAGCACGTTGTGCAGCTGGTCTTTAGACAAGCATCACAACTTTTTGCCTATAAGCAATGGTTCCAGCTACTGCAATTAGAGAACCTGTACTTCCAGATTAAAAACAACAGAAACCAGCCGATATCGGCCATATTACCGGTAATGCTGCCATGGGTACCCCAGAAAACTAAGAGACCGCGGAAGAAATATGCTAGGGTCAAACGAGCCAAACGAGCCTGTTCCAAGTATGACTTGAGCAGATATGCAGTTGTTTTTGCACTAGGTTTGGGTCTTGTTGGTGCAGGTTTCCTTCTTGGCTGGACGGTCGGGTGGATGTTACCGACATTTTGA